One part of the Streptomyces lydicus genome encodes these proteins:
- a CDS encoding sodium:solute symporter family protein yields the protein MITLAEGLRLPTNGLDYTILALYFIVVLGIGFAAKRSVRTSLDFFLSGRSLPAWVTGLAFVAANLGATEILGMAANGAQYGAYTVHWYWIGAIPAMVFLGLVMMPFYYGSKVRSVPEFLLHRFGPSSHLLSSIIFAVSSVLIAGVNLYAMAIVLQALLGWPQWVAIVVAGFFVLAYITIGGLSSAIYNEVLQFFVILAALIPLTVVGLKRVGGWDGLTHSLTSSHGDAFLTAWKGTGIGEGNPLGANWLTIVLGLGFVMSFGYWTTNFAEVQRALSAKNLSAARRTPLIAAFPKIFIPMVVVVPGLIALVMEPTLGKSKDGLQYNDAIPVLMRDLLPNGVLGIAVTGLLAAFMAGMAANVSSFNTVFTNDIWAAYLKKGRKDAYYLRTGRVVTAVGVLIGMGTAFIASSFSNIMNYLQTLFSFFNVPLFVVFIIGMFWKRTSAAAGFWGLLSGTAAAMVNYFWFYKQGIIAIPSDQGANFVSSIVAFVVGALVMVVVTLVTKPRPAESLAGLVYGTRSPGMEELPAEGDDAWYRRPALLGWGAVVLAAVCYIPFSF from the coding sequence ATGATCACCCTGGCCGAAGGGCTACGGCTCCCCACCAACGGGCTCGACTACACGATCCTGGCCCTCTACTTCATCGTCGTCCTCGGCATCGGATTCGCGGCCAAACGGAGCGTGCGGACGAGCCTGGACTTCTTCCTCTCCGGGCGGTCACTGCCCGCCTGGGTCACCGGCCTGGCCTTCGTCGCCGCCAACCTCGGCGCCACCGAGATCCTCGGCATGGCCGCCAACGGCGCGCAGTACGGGGCCTACACCGTCCACTGGTACTGGATCGGCGCCATCCCGGCGATGGTCTTCCTCGGCCTGGTGATGATGCCGTTCTACTACGGCTCCAAGGTCCGCTCGGTGCCCGAGTTCCTGCTGCACCGCTTCGGCCCCTCCTCGCACCTGCTCTCCTCGATCATCTTCGCCGTCTCGTCCGTTCTGATCGCGGGCGTGAACCTCTACGCGATGGCGATCGTGCTGCAGGCGCTGCTCGGCTGGCCGCAGTGGGTGGCCATCGTGGTCGCCGGCTTCTTCGTGCTGGCGTACATCACCATCGGCGGCCTGTCCTCGGCGATCTACAACGAGGTGCTGCAGTTCTTCGTCATCCTGGCCGCGCTGATCCCGCTGACCGTCGTCGGCCTCAAGCGCGTCGGCGGCTGGGACGGCCTCACCCACTCGCTGACCTCCTCGCACGGCGACGCGTTCCTGACCGCCTGGAAGGGCACCGGCATCGGTGAGGGCAACCCGCTCGGCGCGAACTGGCTCACCATCGTCCTCGGCCTCGGCTTCGTGATGAGCTTCGGCTACTGGACCACCAACTTCGCCGAGGTGCAGCGCGCGCTGTCCGCGAAGAACCTCTCCGCCGCCAGGCGCACCCCGCTGATCGCCGCCTTCCCCAAAATCTTCATACCCATGGTCGTCGTGGTGCCCGGCCTGATCGCGCTGGTCATGGAGCCGACGCTGGGCAAGTCCAAGGACGGGCTGCAGTACAACGACGCCATCCCGGTGCTGATGCGCGACCTGCTCCCCAACGGCGTGCTCGGCATCGCCGTGACCGGTCTGCTCGCCGCCTTCATGGCCGGTATGGCCGCCAACGTCTCGTCCTTCAACACGGTCTTCACCAACGACATATGGGCCGCGTACCTGAAGAAGGGCCGCAAGGACGCGTACTACCTGAGGACGGGCCGGGTGGTGACCGCGGTCGGCGTGCTGATCGGCATGGGCACCGCGTTCATCGCCTCGTCCTTCAGCAACATCATGAACTACCTCCAGACGCTGTTCTCCTTCTTCAACGTCCCCCTGTTCGTGGTCTTCATCATCGGCATGTTCTGGAAGCGGACCAGCGCCGCCGCCGGGTTCTGGGGCCTGTTGTCCGGCACCGCCGCCGCGATGGTCAACTACTTCTGGTTCTACAAGCAGGGCATCATCGCGATCCCCTCCGACCAGGGCGCCAACTTCGTCTCCTCGATCGTCGCCTTCGTCGTCGGCGCGCTGGTGATGGTCGTGGTCACCCTGGTCACCAAGCCCCGGCCCGCCGAGTCGCTGGCCGGACTGGTCTACGGCACGAGGTCCCCCGGCATGGAGGAGCTGCCCGCCGAGGGCGACGACGCCTGGTACCGCAGGCCGGCCCTGCTGGGCTGGGGCGCGGTCGTCCTCGCCGCCGTCTGCTACATCCCGTTCTCCTTCTGA
- a CDS encoding alpha/beta hydrolase family protein, with amino-acid sequence MTSDTGTAVETVRGLVYGPGGKRLDVYRPAAARPAGTVLLWHGIGPDERDVLEPLARTAAARGLLVLVPDWASDAADRGRSQLLESLAFVRAGAAGLGGDGESLVLAGWSAGAGAALGVALRPEVAGGWRPAAVVGVAGRYDLPAITTGEGSLADVADGLDPAVPVHLVHGGRDTVVDPRCSRELAEALRTAGRPVTLQEPDTDHAGVIMTAYDPASDRCLPTTAEPALRAGQLVAEVLAAAAGS; translated from the coding sequence ATGACATCCGACACAGGCACGGCGGTGGAGACGGTACGGGGGCTGGTCTACGGCCCGGGCGGCAAGCGGCTGGACGTGTACCGCCCGGCGGCGGCCCGGCCGGCGGGGACCGTGCTGCTCTGGCACGGCATCGGCCCCGACGAGCGGGACGTCCTGGAACCGCTGGCCCGGACGGCCGCGGCACGGGGACTGCTGGTGCTCGTACCGGACTGGGCCTCGGACGCCGCGGACCGCGGCCGGTCGCAGCTGCTGGAGTCGCTGGCGTTCGTCCGCGCGGGGGCGGCCGGGCTGGGCGGTGACGGGGAGTCGCTCGTGCTGGCCGGCTGGTCGGCCGGGGCGGGCGCGGCGCTGGGCGTCGCGCTGCGGCCCGAGGTCGCCGGCGGGTGGCGGCCCGCCGCGGTGGTCGGCGTCGCGGGCCGCTACGACCTGCCGGCGATCACCACCGGCGAGGGCTCGCTGGCCGACGTCGCCGACGGCCTGGACCCGGCCGTCCCGGTCCACCTGGTGCACGGCGGCCGGGACACCGTGGTGGACCCCCGCTGCTCCCGCGAGCTGGCCGAGGCACTGCGTACGGCGGGCCGGCCGGTGACGCTCCAGGAGCCGGACACCGACCACGCCGGCGTGATCATGACGGCGTACGACCCGGCGTCGGACCGCTGCCTGCCGACGACCGCGGAACCCGCGCTACGGGCGGGACAGTTGGTGGCGGAGGTACTGGCCGCGGCGGCCGGGAGCTAG
- a CDS encoding response regulator transcription factor: MGVRLMVVDDHRLLAEALASALKLRGHRVLAAAAPSAGAADLVVSRAPEVCLLGTAQPAQPGAFDPVVRIKKERPQVAVVVLGPVPSPRGIAAAFAAGASGYVRNDERIEGVERAMMKARAGESAVSPQLLQQAFEELLHPAAQPDDEGARLLELLTPREVEVLMRVADGEDTRLIAAGMDIAPSTARTHVQRVLMKLEVGSRLEAAALAARTGLLDRAGGGRAARTATAGPEDPAPPRQSG; encoded by the coding sequence ATGGGCGTGCGGCTCATGGTGGTCGACGATCACCGTCTGCTCGCGGAGGCGCTCGCCTCGGCGCTGAAGCTGCGCGGGCACCGTGTGCTGGCGGCCGCCGCGCCGAGCGCGGGGGCCGCGGACCTGGTGGTGAGCCGGGCGCCGGAGGTGTGCCTGCTGGGCACCGCGCAGCCCGCCCAGCCGGGCGCGTTCGACCCGGTCGTGCGGATCAAGAAGGAGCGGCCGCAGGTCGCGGTGGTGGTGCTGGGGCCGGTGCCCAGCCCGCGCGGGATCGCCGCGGCCTTCGCGGCCGGGGCGTCGGGGTACGTCCGCAACGACGAGCGGATCGAGGGCGTGGAGCGCGCCATGATGAAGGCGCGGGCGGGGGAGTCGGCGGTCTCGCCGCAGCTGTTGCAGCAGGCTTTCGAGGAGTTGCTGCACCCCGCGGCGCAGCCGGACGACGAGGGCGCGCGGCTGCTGGAGCTGCTCACCCCGCGCGAGGTCGAGGTGCTGATGCGGGTCGCGGACGGCGAGGACACCCGGTTGATCGCGGCCGGGATGGACATCGCGCCGAGTACGGCGCGTACGCATGTCCAGCGGGTGCTGATGAAGCTGGAGGTGGGGTCCCGGCTGGAGGCGGCCGCGCTGGCGGCGCGTACCGGGCTGCTGGACCGGGCGGGCGGCGGCCGGGCCGCGCGGACGGCGACGGCGGGACCGGAGGATCCGGCCCCGCCGCGGCAGTCCGGGTGA
- a CDS encoding SseB family protein, with protein MSLADEVAAVHAGQPNPAALVGEFRRTHVLIPTADDTLLSTESGGIRWLCAFTDEDALARFALSRGGEPGTEWRYVTASGARVLDVLIPAIEGPTGVALDAGSEQGALFPPMAGIVPDSAAMDGATTDIPDADASFRGKA; from the coding sequence ATGTCATTGGCCGACGAAGTAGCGGCAGTTCATGCAGGACAGCCGAATCCGGCAGCGCTGGTAGGCGAGTTCCGGCGCACCCATGTCCTGATTCCGACGGCCGACGACACACTCCTCTCGACGGAGTCGGGCGGCATCCGCTGGCTCTGTGCCTTCACCGACGAGGACGCGCTGGCCCGTTTCGCCCTGTCCCGTGGCGGCGAGCCCGGCACGGAGTGGCGGTATGTGACCGCGTCCGGGGCTCGCGTCCTTGACGTGCTGATACCCGCGATCGAGGGGCCGACGGGGGTGGCTCTGGATGCGGGCAGTGAACAGGGTGCGCTGTTCCCGCCGATGGCCGGAATCGTGCCCGACAGCGCGGCCATGGATGGAGCCACGACTGACATACCGGACGCCGATGCGTCGTTCAGGGGGAAGGCGTAG
- a CDS encoding ABC-F family ATP-binding cassette domain-containing protein yields MAVNLVNLEAVGKVYGTRALLDGVSLGVNEGDRIGVVGRNGDGKTTLIRILAKLESADDGRVTHSGGLRLGVLTQHDSLDPAATIRHEVIGDLADHEWAGNAKIRDVLTGLFGDLHLPGFDKGLDTVIGPLSGGERRRIALAKLLIAEQDLIVLDEPTNHLDVEGISWLARHLQVRRSALVVVTHDRWFLDQVCTRMWDVQRGDVHEYEGGYSDYVFARAERERIAASEETKRQNMMRKELAWLRRGAPARTSKPRFRIEAANELIADVPPPRDSAELMKFASSRLGKTVFDLEDVTVQAGPKVLLKHLTWQLGPGDRIGLVGVNGAGKTSLLRALADAARTHGETQPAGGRIAVGKTVKLAYLSQEVAELDPTWRVLEAVQQVRDRVDLGKGREMTAGQLCEKFGFTKEKQWTPVGDLSGGERRRLQILRLLMDEPNVLFLDEPTNDLDIETLTQLEDLLDGWPGSLIVISHDRYFIERTTDRVQALLGDATLRMLPRGLDEYLERRQKVIEAATPSPAPQATPPKKAAAVNRAAQKELQKIERQLDKLGDKESKLHAQIAENATDFEKVAGLDAQLRELTAEKDELEMRWLELAEGA; encoded by the coding sequence ATGGCCGTCAACCTCGTCAATCTGGAAGCCGTCGGCAAGGTCTACGGAACCCGTGCCCTGCTCGACGGTGTCTCCCTCGGCGTCAACGAGGGGGACCGGATCGGCGTCGTCGGGCGCAACGGCGACGGCAAGACCACCCTGATCCGGATCCTCGCCAAGCTGGAGAGCGCCGACGACGGCCGGGTCACCCACTCCGGCGGCCTGCGGCTCGGGGTGCTGACCCAGCACGACTCCCTCGACCCGGCCGCCACCATCCGCCACGAGGTCATCGGCGACCTCGCCGACCACGAGTGGGCCGGCAACGCCAAGATCCGCGACGTACTGACCGGCCTCTTCGGCGACCTGCACCTGCCGGGCTTCGACAAGGGCCTGGACACCGTCATCGGCCCGCTGTCCGGCGGTGAGCGGCGCCGCATCGCGCTCGCCAAGCTGCTGATCGCCGAGCAGGACCTGATCGTCCTCGACGAGCCCACCAACCACCTCGACGTCGAAGGTATCTCCTGGCTGGCGCGGCACCTCCAGGTCCGCCGCTCCGCCCTGGTCGTCGTCACCCACGACCGGTGGTTCCTCGACCAGGTCTGCACGCGGATGTGGGACGTCCAGCGCGGCGACGTCCACGAGTACGAGGGTGGCTACAGCGACTACGTCTTCGCGCGGGCCGAGCGGGAGCGGATCGCGGCCTCCGAGGAGACCAAGCGGCAGAACATGATGCGCAAGGAGCTGGCCTGGCTCCGGCGCGGCGCCCCGGCCCGTACGAGCAAGCCCCGCTTCCGGATCGAGGCCGCCAACGAGCTGATCGCCGATGTGCCGCCGCCGCGGGACAGTGCCGAGCTGATGAAGTTCGCCAGCTCGCGGCTCGGCAAGACCGTCTTCGACCTGGAGGACGTCACCGTCCAGGCCGGGCCGAAGGTCCTCCTCAAGCACCTGACCTGGCAGCTGGGGCCGGGCGACCGGATCGGCCTGGTCGGCGTCAACGGCGCCGGCAAGACCTCGCTGCTGCGGGCACTGGCCGACGCGGCCCGCACCCACGGCGAGACGCAGCCCGCCGGTGGCCGGATCGCGGTCGGCAAGACCGTCAAGCTGGCCTACCTGTCGCAGGAGGTCGCCGAACTCGACCCCACCTGGCGGGTCCTGGAGGCCGTCCAGCAGGTGCGGGACCGGGTCGACCTGGGCAAGGGCCGGGAGATGACCGCGGGCCAGCTGTGCGAGAAGTTCGGCTTCACCAAGGAGAAGCAGTGGACGCCGGTCGGCGACCTGTCCGGCGGTGAACGCCGCCGCCTGCAGATCCTCCGCCTCCTCATGGACGAGCCCAACGTCCTCTTCCTGGACGAGCCCACCAACGACCTCGACATCGAGACCCTGACCCAGCTGGAGGACCTGCTCGACGGCTGGCCCGGCTCCCTCATCGTCATCAGCCACGACCGGTACTTCATCGAGCGCACCACCGACCGCGTCCAGGCCCTGCTGGGCGACGCCACACTGCGGATGCTGCCGCGCGGCCTGGACGAGTACCTGGAACGCCGCCAGAAGGTCATCGAGGCCGCCACACCGTCCCCCGCACCACAGGCCACACCCCCCAAGAAGGCCGCCGCCGTCAACCGCGCCGCCCAGAAGGAACTCCAGAAGATCGAACGCCAGTTGGACAAGCTCGGCGACAAGGAGAGCAAACTCCACGCCCAGATCGCCGAAAACGCCACCGACTTCGAAAAGGTAGCCGGCCTCGACGCCCAACTCCGAGAGCTCACCGCGGAGAAGGACGAGCTGGAAATGCGGTGGCTGGAGCTGGCGGAGGGGGCGTAG
- a CDS encoding putative T7SS-secreted protein produces the protein MSWVGDTFNAIGEGASKVTGAIERGAGELVEHGSDLAGDALETVGLDDAAHAVRSTGAEVAGALGAHVDERQLGETEDPKELIHGDAEKINESASHLKDFSAAFDRVADGMRKLGSGQHWSGKAADAFREKFDMHPKQWMHAADACDDASKALKSYAHTVTWAQGKAADAIEKYRNAVEATRRSVEEYKSHVETYNAQAEAYNAALEGGQDPGPKPVEPVVTKDPGAEGREAAQDLLKDARSQRNEAAERAGRAIKAALAHAPEKPALTELAGAALKDGGQALVLENAHVMGGALKAGAETLKLGRMVNPLDPYNITHPWKFADNTATMLMGLAKAPLHPIDTAKGMLGSGWGSDPGDAWGAFLLNLVGGKGAGGLAKGAAKAGAKDAAESAARTAAREGGKRTVRDRMRTAWCKTFGSDPIDMATGRMHLPQTDVTLPGSLPLAFTRTFESSYRTGRWFGPTWMSTVDQRLEIDSEGVILIGEEGNFLLYPHPAVGVPTRPAEGDGAPLELTPDGDYLLADPVTGIRRYFTTYTDNLAVLDEISDRHGNHHTFDHTDDGTPTAITHSAGYRLLLTTDAGRITALHLAGAAPDGSDQLLVTYGYDEAGNLATVTNSSGLPLRFTYDDAGRITSWTDTNNSSYHYVYDEQDRCTSQGGIAGHLSGAFTWGDPDPLTGLRTNYHRDSLGQVITYQVNDHHHIVATTDATGATTRTVRDAGHRILSTTDPLGRTTTLDYDDAGRPTTVTLPDGSTSSTTYDADGNPLTVTAPDGTTWTHTYDAAGNRTSSTDPTGATTRYTHDARGNLTSLTDALGNTTHLYCNKAGLPLSVTDPLGAVTHYRRDAFGRTTSVTDALGETTHMVWTVEGKLAARMDPTGATEEWTYDGEGNRTSHTDAIGQTTRYEYGHFDLLVARTDPDGVRHEFTHDTELRLTQVANPQGLTWNYTYDPAGRLASETDFDNRTLTYTHDPAGQLRTRTNTLGEVTSYTRDILGRITHKDAAGLVTTYTHDTSGNLHQAANSDATVTYTRDTLGRVTAESVNGRTMTFTYDALGRRTSRTTPTGHTTTYTYDAAGNRTAMDIAGHVLTFDHDATGQELTRTIGDNLQLTHTWDPTGRLTAQSLTTTATGTLQNPTTPATEVQQVLQRAYTYRPDGHLTAIDDSHTGRRTFDLDRAGRVTAVHATDWTETYAYDAAGNQTHATWPDRHPNPSARGDRTYTGTNITRAGRIRYEHDPLGRVTLRQKTRVSRKPDTWRYTWNAEDRLTSVVTPDDTTWRYLYDPLGRRVAKQRLEQNGQSVTQQTEFTWDGTTLSEQSTYTPGECEAISLTWDYGGLSPLTQAERKTTSSINAPRLDIDQRFFAIATDLIGTPIELIDTDGSIAWRSRSTLWGATTWNRRATGYTPLRFPGQYFDSETQLHYNFHRYYDPNAYRYSSPDPLGLSPSPNPSTYVGNPHTSVDPMGLKCEPGRPSLNDLGKAGKDEFGNYNHGSMDAQQLAEQLRHESASSPFREDGFLTDQAIKDSRLIISGDRLGNPHLTGEGGLLHQQPGKLSDWGKYTSPRYSSPQGGFEVHYYMNKKTGQILLYDYKAKLGG, from the coding sequence GTGAGCTGGGTCGGAGACACCTTCAACGCCATCGGCGAGGGCGCGAGCAAGGTCACGGGAGCCATCGAGCGCGGTGCGGGCGAACTGGTCGAGCACGGCTCGGACCTGGCCGGCGACGCGCTGGAGACGGTAGGGCTGGACGATGCGGCGCACGCCGTGCGCTCGACCGGGGCCGAGGTCGCCGGTGCCCTGGGCGCACATGTCGACGAACGCCAGTTGGGCGAGACCGAGGACCCCAAGGAACTCATCCACGGTGACGCCGAGAAGATCAACGAGTCGGCGTCCCACCTCAAGGACTTCTCCGCAGCCTTCGACCGGGTGGCCGACGGGATGCGCAAGCTCGGCTCGGGCCAGCACTGGAGCGGGAAGGCCGCCGATGCCTTCCGTGAGAAGTTCGACATGCATCCCAAGCAGTGGATGCATGCCGCCGACGCCTGTGACGATGCCTCCAAGGCGCTGAAGTCATATGCGCACACGGTCACTTGGGCGCAGGGCAAGGCGGCTGATGCGATCGAGAAGTACCGCAATGCGGTGGAGGCCACCCGGCGTTCGGTCGAGGAGTACAAGTCTCACGTCGAGACGTACAACGCGCAGGCCGAGGCATACAACGCCGCGCTCGAAGGGGGCCAGGACCCGGGCCCGAAGCCGGTCGAGCCGGTCGTGACGAAGGATCCGGGGGCGGAGGGGCGCGAGGCGGCCCAGGACCTGCTCAAGGACGCCCGCAGCCAGCGCAATGAAGCAGCCGAGCGGGCGGGCCGGGCCATCAAGGCGGCCTTGGCCCATGCTCCGGAGAAGCCCGCGCTGACGGAGCTGGCGGGTGCGGCGCTCAAGGACGGCGGTCAGGCGCTCGTCCTGGAGAACGCGCACGTCATGGGCGGTGCGCTCAAGGCCGGTGCGGAGACGCTGAAGCTGGGCCGGATGGTCAATCCGCTGGACCCGTACAACATCACCCACCCCTGGAAGTTCGCGGACAACACCGCCACCATGCTCATGGGCCTGGCCAAGGCCCCGCTGCACCCCATTGACACCGCCAAGGGGATGCTCGGCTCGGGCTGGGGCAGCGACCCCGGCGACGCGTGGGGCGCCTTCCTGCTCAACCTCGTCGGGGGCAAGGGCGCGGGCGGACTGGCCAAGGGGGCAGCCAAAGCCGGCGCAAAGGACGCTGCCGAGAGCGCGGCGCGTACTGCCGCGAGGGAGGGCGGCAAGCGCACCGTCCGGGACCGTATGCGCACCGCCTGGTGCAAAACCTTCGGCAGCGACCCCATCGACATGGCCACCGGCCGGATGCATCTGCCGCAGACCGACGTCACCCTGCCCGGCAGCCTCCCGCTCGCCTTCACCCGTACCTTCGAGTCGTCCTACCGCACCGGCCGCTGGTTCGGCCCGACCTGGATGTCCACGGTCGACCAGCGGCTGGAGATCGACTCCGAGGGCGTCATCCTGATCGGCGAGGAAGGCAACTTCCTCCTCTACCCCCACCCCGCCGTCGGCGTCCCCACCCGCCCGGCAGAGGGCGACGGCGCGCCGCTCGAACTCACCCCGGACGGCGACTACCTCCTGGCCGACCCGGTCACCGGCATCCGCCGCTACTTCACCACCTACACCGACAACCTCGCCGTCCTGGACGAGATATCCGACCGGCACGGCAACCACCACACCTTCGACCACACCGACGACGGCACCCCGACCGCCATCACCCACAGCGCCGGCTACCGCCTCCTGCTCACCACCGACGCCGGCCGCATCACCGCCCTGCACCTGGCCGGCGCCGCCCCCGACGGCAGCGACCAACTCCTGGTCACCTACGGCTACGACGAGGCCGGCAACCTGGCCACCGTCACCAACTCCTCCGGCCTCCCGCTGCGCTTCACCTACGACGACGCCGGCCGCATCACGTCCTGGACCGACACCAACAACAGCAGCTACCACTACGTCTACGACGAGCAGGACCGCTGCACCTCACAGGGCGGCATCGCAGGCCACCTGAGCGGCGCCTTCACCTGGGGCGACCCCGACCCGCTCACCGGCCTGCGCACCAACTACCACCGCGACTCCCTCGGCCAGGTCATCACCTACCAGGTCAACGACCACCACCACATCGTCGCGACCACCGACGCCACCGGTGCCACCACCCGCACGGTCCGCGACGCCGGTCACCGCATCCTGTCCACCACGGACCCCCTGGGCCGCACCACCACCCTCGACTACGACGACGCCGGCCGGCCGACCACTGTCACCCTCCCCGACGGGTCCACGTCCTCCACCACCTACGACGCCGACGGCAACCCGCTGACCGTCACCGCCCCCGACGGCACCACTTGGACCCACACCTACGACGCGGCCGGCAACCGCACCTCGTCGACCGACCCCACGGGCGCCACCACGCGCTACACCCACGACGCCCGCGGCAACCTCACCTCCCTCACCGACGCCCTGGGCAACACCACCCACCTCTACTGCAACAAGGCGGGCCTCCCCCTCTCGGTCACCGACCCCCTCGGCGCGGTCACCCACTACCGCCGCGACGCCTTCGGCCGTACCACCTCCGTCACCGACGCCCTGGGCGAGACCACCCACATGGTGTGGACCGTCGAAGGCAAACTCGCCGCCCGCATGGACCCCACCGGCGCCACCGAGGAATGGACCTACGACGGCGAAGGCAACCGCACCTCACACACCGACGCCATCGGCCAGACCACCCGTTACGAATACGGCCACTTCGACCTCCTGGTGGCCCGCACCGACCCCGACGGCGTCCGCCACGAATTCACCCACGACACCGAACTCCGCCTCACCCAGGTCGCCAACCCCCAGGGCCTGACCTGGAACTACACCTACGACCCCGCCGGTCGCCTGGCCTCCGAGACGGACTTCGACAACCGAACCCTCACCTACACCCACGACCCGGCGGGCCAACTGCGGACCCGTACCAACACCCTCGGCGAGGTCACCAGCTACACCCGCGACATCCTCGGCCGCATCACACACAAGGACGCCGCGGGCCTCGTCACCACCTACACCCACGACACCTCCGGCAACCTCCACCAGGCCGCCAATTCCGACGCCACCGTCACCTACACCCGCGACACCCTCGGCCGCGTCACCGCCGAATCCGTCAACGGCCGCACCATGACGTTCACCTACGACGCCCTGGGCCGCCGCACCTCCCGCACCACCCCCACCGGCCACACCACCACCTACACCTACGACGCCGCCGGCAACCGCACCGCCATGGACATCGCCGGCCACGTCCTCACCTTCGACCACGACGCCACCGGCCAGGAACTCACCCGCACCATCGGCGACAACCTCCAGCTCACCCACACCTGGGACCCCACCGGCCGCCTCACCGCCCAATCCCTCACCACCACCGCCACCGGCACCCTCCAAAACCCCACCACCCCCGCCACCGAGGTCCAGCAGGTCCTCCAGCGCGCCTACACCTACCGCCCCGACGGCCACCTCACGGCCATCGACGACTCCCACACCGGCCGCCGCACCTTCGACCTCGACCGCGCCGGCCGCGTCACCGCCGTCCACGCCACCGACTGGACCGAGACCTACGCCTACGACGCAGCCGGCAACCAAACCCACGCCACCTGGCCCGACCGCCACCCCAACCCCTCAGCCCGCGGCGACCGCACCTACACCGGCACCAACATCACCCGCGCCGGCCGCATCCGCTACGAACACGACCCCCTCGGCCGCGTAACCCTCCGCCAGAAGACTCGTGTTTCCCGCAAGCCCGACACCTGGCGCTACACCTGGAATGCGGAAGACCGCCTCACGTCCGTCGTCACCCCTGACGACACTACTTGGCGCTACCTCTACGACCCCCTAGGTCGTCGCGTAGCGAAGCAGCGCCTAGAGCAGAACGGCCAATCGGTCACTCAACAGACGGAATTTACTTGGGACGGCACAACACTCTCCGAACAATCAACCTACACGCCAGGGGAGTGTGAAGCAATCTCCCTTACCTGGGATTACGGGGGTCTATCCCCGTTGACTCAGGCAGAACGCAAAACCACGTCGTCCATCAACGCTCCCCGACTCGACATCGACCAACGATTCTTCGCCATCGCCACCGACCTCATCGGCACTCCAATCGAACTGATCGACACCGATGGCTCCATCGCCTGGCGCTCCCGCAGCACCCTCTGGGGCGCCACAACCTGGAACCGTCGCGCCACGGGCTACACTCCCCTCCGCTTCCCCGGCCAATATTTCGACTCCGAAACTCAACTACATTACAACTTCCACCGCTATTACGATCCAAATGCGTACCGCTATTCGTCCCCTGATCCGCTCGGCCTGAGCCCGTCACCTAACCCCTCTACTTATGTGGGAAATCCTCACACATCAGTAGACCCAATGGGGCTCAAGTGCGAGCCCGGACGCCCCTCCCTGAACGATCTAGGGAAAGCAGGGAAGGATGAATTCGGGAATTACAATCACGGCTCCATGGATGCGCAGCAGCTCGCAGAACAACTGCGCCACGAATCAGCCAGCTCTCCGTTCCGCGAAGATGGATTCCTAACCGATCAGGCGATCAAGGACTCCAGGTTGATCATTTCAGGAGATAGACTAGGAAATCCTCACCTAACCGGCGAAGGTGGGTTGCTGCACCAGCAGCCCGGAAAACTTAGCGACTGGGGAAAATACACCTCGCCGCGATACTCTAGCCCTCAAGGCGGATTCGAAGTTCACTACTACATGAATAAAAAGACCGGCCAAATTCTTCTGTACGACTACAAGGCGAAACTTGGAGGCTGA